One Setaria viridis chromosome 3, Setaria_viridis_v4.0, whole genome shotgun sequence DNA window includes the following coding sequences:
- the LOC117847121 gene encoding vacuolar-processing enzyme → MATATTRLRCLLLLFLVQLLLLLSAAAGARWQDFLRLPSEGGDAAAGTRWAVLIAGSNGYYNYRHQADVCHAYQIMKKGGLKDENIIVFMYDDIASSPDNPRPGVIINHPSGGDVYAGVPKDYTGEDVTVNNFLAVLLGNRSAVSGGSGKVVASGPGDHVFVYYSDHGGPGVLGMPSGDYLYAKDLVGALERKHDAGGYRSLVFYLEACESGSIFEGLLPEGINVYATTAANAEESSWGTYCPGDDQGPPPEFDTCLGDLYSVAWMEDSDVHNLRTESLKQQYEVVKDRTSAHGTYSLGSHVMQYGDQSLNGQSLYQFIGTDPANDNATFGRDNSLRRRSSGTVNQRDADLVYFWQKYKKSAEGTPEKAEARKRLLQVMSRRSRVDSSMELIGSLLFGSDEGPKVLGAVRPAGQPLADDWDCLKAMVHAYEAQCGPLKQYGMKHMRSFANICNAGVGEDAMAKVASQACAAAR, encoded by the exons atggcgacggcgacgactcgcctccgctgcctcctcctcctcttcctcgtgcagctcctcctgctgctctcCGCGGCAGCCGGCGCCCGGTGGCAGGACTTCCTCCGGCTGCCGTCGGAGGGcggcgatgccgccgccgggacCAGGTGGGCGGTCCTCATCGCCGGCTCCAACGGATACTACAACTACCGCCATCAG GCGGACGTGTGCCACGCGTACCAGATCATGAAGAAGGGCGGGCTCAAGGACGAGAACATCATCGTCTTCATGTACGACGACATCGCCAGCAGCCCCGACAACCCCCGGCCGGGCGTCATCATCAACCACCCGTCCGGTGGCGACGTGTACGCCGGGGTGCCCAAGGACTACACGGGCGAGGACGTCACCGTCAACAACTTCCTCGCGGTCCTTCTCGGGAACAGGTCCGCcgtctccggcggcagcggcaaggtCGTCGCCAGCGGACCCGGCGACCACGTCTTCGTCTACTACAGCGACCACGGCGGGCCGGGCGTCCTCGGCATGCCCTCCGGCGACTACCTGTACGCCAAGGACCTGGTGGGGGCCCTCGAGCGGAAGCACGACGCCGGCGGGTACAGGAGCCTGGTGTTCTACCTGGAGGCGTGCGAGTCCGGGAGCATCTTCGAGGGCCTCCTGCCGGAGGGCATCAACGTGTACGCCACCACGGCGGCCAACGCCGAGGAGAGCAGCTGGGGCACCTACTGCCCCGGCGACGACCAGGGCCCGCCCCCCGAGTTCGACACCTGCCTCGGTGACCTCTACAGCGTCGCCTGGATGGAGGACAGCGACGTGCACAACCTGCGCACCGAGTCGCTGAAGCAGCAGTACGAGGTGGTGAAGGACAGGACGTCGGCGCACGGCACCTACAGCCTGGGCTCCCATGTCATGCAGTACGGCGACCAGAGCCTCAACGGCCAGAGCCTTTACCAGTTCATCGGCACCGACCCGGCCAACGACAACGCCACGTTCGGCCGGGACAACTCGCTGCGCCGCCGGTCCTCCGGCACCGTCAACCAGCGCGACGCCGACCTCGTCTACTTCTGGCAGAAGTACAAGAAGTCGGCGGAGGGGACGCCGGAGAAGGCGGAGGCCCGGAAGCGGCTGCTGCAGGTGATGTCCCGGCGGTCCCGCGTGGACAGCAGCATGGAGCTGATCGGCAGCCTCCTCTTCGGCTCCGACGAAGGCCCCAAGGTCCTCGGCGCCGTCCGGCCGGCGGGGCAGCCGCTGGCCGACGACTGGGACTGCCTCAAGGCCATGGTGCACGCGTACGAGGCGCAGTGCGGCCCGCTCAAGCAGTACGGGATGAAGCACATGCGCTCCTTCGCCAACATCTGCAacgccggcgtcggcgaggacGCCATGGCCAAGGTAGCGTCCcaggcctgcgccgccgcccgttgA
- the LOC117848960 gene encoding uncharacterized protein encodes MGGLPKEEEEEDASEPEGAPEVDVSAEGTLVWLRRPNGSWWPSIVISPEDVPSACTAPPRCGATPIMLLGRRRDGPTFIDWCNLDRCSRVKPFRCGELDFEQRITNAQAVAATGSCNYNKGRYARKEDAILQALNIERERALEPASKTYLHGGTCSLNPKIEMPNGQVKDAAAKGPSTTIHSLPLPLPLLPPPPKRKRKTPYDSEDDAPKGSRRMRDLRDIGSKTVPPMDSPHAGTISVPKYDDLPNVGQVKTSVQSHASTKRKHAAAHQDQPYGVPRKKDRSRPLSELCNGDMWNGSRPNGHKADEHFLGAATCSSSSSGTSTLDSSLETTSCHRRAAFKTDQAKGTEISCMSRLFTDDFHHRDDFVETPLAGRSILEPDHLQKYQPCGLAKHPTWKHNKQANGCSKVVKCDRKNIKMRSISSVDQEGYNRTKDSDKHEHHKARTVKHKAPRDEVVLLEKRLDKRSLNKPSGDDTKMHIAMIPTDSDCVGAVEQQCSKRKRDPEESSETISNRSNCDSGSISSLVFELPLQVLPPQKKALDPERCRAVKPIKTLHLNSTLCNVELSVLGSSNNGRRVPLVSLMSKWNGKPVVGYPVSVEVCDDVFGCPLSSGGEQQAVTSSMDGIMLKRDETKGLQCLVPPSPQACRAKPKSRSRKPSEKDVDKLWQPHTKKPASSSRKMRRLSSFASGQRDGEDRKSAVGKVSGATIACIPLRVVFSRINEALSFPVK; translated from the exons ATGGGGGGCTtgcccaaggaggaggaggaggaagatgcgtCCGAGCCGGAGGGGGCTCCGGAGGTCGATGTCTCAGCGGAGGGGACCCTAGTCTGGCTGCGCCGCCCCAACGGCTCCTGGTGGCCCAGCATCGTCATCTCGCCGGAAGACGTTCCCAGCGCCTGCACCGCTCCGCCACGCTGCGGCGCCACCCCCATCATGCTCCTcggacgccgccgcgacggcccaACCTTCAT TGACTGGTGTAACCTTGACCGGTGCTCGCGCGTCAAGCCCTTCCGCTGCGGGGAGCTCGACTTCGAACAGCGCATCACCAACGCCCAGGCCGTCGCCGCAACAGGCAGCTGCAACTACAACAAGGGCAGGTACGCCCGCAAGGAGGACGCCATTCTCCAGGCCCTTAACATTGAGAGGGAGCGTGCACTGGAGCCGGCAAGCAAGACCTACCTTCATGGGGGCACCTGCTCGCTCAACCCCAAAATTGAAATGCCCAACGGACAAGTAAAAGATGCTGCAGCAAAGGGTCCTTCTACCACCATCCATTCACTGCCACtaccgctgccgctgctgccaccTCCGCCCAAGAGGAAGCGCAAGACGCCCTATGACTCTGAGGATGATGCGCCCAAAGGGTCCCGCCGTATGAGAGACCTCAGGGATATCGGATCCAAGACTGTTCCCCCAATGGACTCCCCCCATGCTGGTACAATCTCTGTTCCCAAGTATGATGATCTGCCTAATGTTGGCCAGGTGAAAACAAGTGTGCAGTCTCATGCCTCCACAAAGAGGAAGCATGCAGCTGCGCACCAGGACCAACCCTATGGAGTCCCAAGGAAGAAGGATAGGTCCCGTCCACTATCAGAGCTCTGCAACGGAGACATGTGGAATGGTTCCAGACCAAATGGCCACAAGGCTGATGAACATTTCTTGGGTGCAGCTACTTGTTCAAGCAGCTCATCAGGCACTTCAACCTTGGATTCTTCATTGGAGACGACCAGCTGCCATCGCCGCGCCGCATTCAAAACagatcaagcaaagggcaccgAGATATCCTGCATGAGCAGGctattcactgatgattttcATCATAGGGATGATTTTGTCGAAACTCCACTTGCTGGAAGAAGCATCTTGGAACCAG ATCATTTGCAGAAATATCAACCTTGTGGTTTGGCAAAGCACCCTACCTGGAAACATAATAAGCAAGCTAATGGCTGCAGCAAAGTTGTGAAATGTGACCGCAAAAATATTAAGATGAGAAGCATAAGCTCTGTTGATCAGGAGGGCTACAACAGGACAAAAGACTCTGATAAGCACGAGCATCACAAAGCAAGGACAGTAAAGCACAAAGCACCAAGAGATGAGGTTGTCCTTTTGGAGAAAAGGCTGGACAAGCGTTCTTTGAACAAGCCCTCTGGAGATGATACTAAAATGCATATCGCCATGATTCCTACTGATTCGGATTGCGTTGGTGCAGTTGAGCAGCAATGTTCTAAAAGAAAGCGTGATCCTGAAGAGTCATCAGAAACCATAAGCAACCGTTCAAATTGTGATAGTGGTTCAATATCATCTCTGGTGTTTGAGCTGCCTCTACAAGTATTGCCGCCCCAAAAGAAAGCACTGGATCCTGAAAGATGCCGTGCAGTGAAGCCAATCAAGACACTGCATTTGAATTCCACCCTTTGTAACGTGGAGTTGAGTGTCCTGGGGAGCAGCAACAATGGGCGCCGTGTGCCCCTTGTTTCTCTAATGAGTAAGTGGAATGGTAAGCCCGTTGTGGGGTATCCAGTCTCCGTCGaggtctgtgatgatgtgtTTGGCTGTCCTTTATCAAGTGGAGGTGAGCAGCAGGCAGTTACAAGCAGCATGGATGGAATAATGCTGAAGAGGGACGAAACAAAGGGCCTGCAATGCCTTGTGCCACCATCACCACAGGCATGCCGGGCGAAACCCAAGAGCCGCAGCAGAAAGCCCTCGGAGAAAGATGTGGACAAGTTGTGGCAGCCGCACACGAAAAAGCCAGCGTCCTCGTCAAGAAAGATGCGGAGGCTTTCCTCGTTTGCTTCGGGTCAGAGAGATGGTGAGGACAGGAAGTCAGCTGTCGGGAAAGTTTCTGGAGCAACCATCGCGTGCATCCCGCTCCGAGTTGTTTTCAGTAGGATCAATGAAGCCCTAAGCTTCCCAGTTAAATGA